AGACGGTGGCGCCCAGCGCCCTGCCCTTTACCCCGGATGAGCCCGCTCCCACCGCACTGGATGAAGCAGGCGTTCGGAAAGTGGTTGCGGATTTCAGGATGGCGGCACAGCGGGCTTTGGTGGCCGGTTTCAAAGTGATAGAAATACACGCGGCCCACGGCTACCTGCTCCATGAGTTTTACTCGCCACTCAGCAACCACCGCGCCGACGCGTACGGCGGCTCCTTCGAAAACCGCATCCGCCTGCTGCTGGAGGTGACGGCGGCCGTGCAGGAGGTATGGCCCGAGAATTACCCGCTCTTTGTGCGCATCTCGGCCACCGACTGGACCGAAGGCGGCTGGACCGCAGATGACTCGGTGGCATTGGGAAAAATACTGAAAGCGAATGGCGTAGATTTGATAGACTGCTCGACAGGCGGCAACGTACCGAACGCAAAAATTCCGGTTGGCCCGCTCTACCAGACGCCTTTCGCCGAAAAAGTAAAGAAAGAGGCTGGCATCAGGACGGGGGCAGTCGGGATGATCACCACCGCTGCCGAGGCAGAAGCCATCATCGCAGAAGGCAAAGCCGACCTCGTGCTGCTGGCCCGCGAGATGCTCCGCGACCCTTACTTCCCGCTGCACGCCGCCCAGGAGCTTGGCGCGGATGTGCCGTGGCCCGTGCAGTACCAGCGCGCAAAGCCGAGAAGGTAAATCATATCACGATTTTCGGAGCACGTACTTCGCATCACGTAGCACGAAGAAGGACTTTGGATGATAAATTTGTGGCAGGCATCATGCCGGTACTGTGGATTTATATATAGCACGGGGCTGGAGCTTTCTCCGTAGCCCCGTGCTATATATGGCGGCAGTTTTACGAGGTCCTGACTTTGGCGATGCGCCAGGCCATAAGCGATGTGCCGTTCACATTCCCCGCCGCCGCAGAACTTGTGGCAGGGTCTGATATCAGCTTATACTACAAGAATGAATAACCGTATATGAGACACAGCCAAACCTGACATTCGCTATCCACTCCCTATATAAAATCACTCCCTATATAAAAAGGAGAGCCGATGGGCTCTCCTTTTTATATATACTTCGTGCCAGCTTTCCTGACAGATGCGTTCGCTCCGGGGTTAATATATGCCCGAGCTGTCAGTAGCCCCGGCGCTTTGCCTGCTCTTTCAGCGCATTCAGTTCATGCTCAGCTGCCTTTAGCCTGCTTTTGGCGGCTTTTTCCCGCTGCTCCGCTTCTTCTGAGTAGCGCTCTGCCTCTTCCACGTCCCTTTCCAGTGATTCGATTTCCATCTCCTGCGCCCTTACTGCCGGGTCGTCTGAATAGCCGCCGCCCCCTAATACTGAGCAGCCCATCATAAACGGGAACAGCACGATGGCGGCACCGCCCACAGCCTTTGTATATATATAAGTCGATGTTTTCATATGTTCATTTAGATTGGTTCACTCCTACTTACGACGCAGCCTCCCGCACGGTTTTGGCGCCACTGACAGGCTTCCCTACCATACAGTATAAATAGCAGGCACTCCCAAGCAGCTGC
This window of the Pontibacter russatus genome carries:
- a CDS encoding NADH:flavin oxidoreductase/NADH oxidase; the protein is MSSLFSPLQIKDITFRNRIAVSPMCQYSSEDGFTNDWHLVHLGSRAVGGAGLVLVEATAVSPEGRITADDVGIWKEEHVAGLRRIASFLEAEGAVPGVQLAHAGRKASHTSPWKGGHAISPDEENGWQTVAPSALPFTPDEPAPTALDEAGVRKVVADFRMAAQRALVAGFKVIEIHAAHGYLLHEFYSPLSNHRADAYGGSFENRIRLLLEVTAAVQEVWPENYPLFVRISATDWTEGGWTADDSVALGKILKANGVDLIDCSTGGNVPNAKIPVGPLYQTPFAEKVKKEAGIRTGAVGMITTAAEAEAIIAEGKADLVLLAREMLRDPYFPLHAAQELGADVPWPVQYQRAKPRR